The genomic interval ACTATGGTTATCGGTACAGGGTCGCCTGAATGGTCTTTGACATCTAAAGGTGTTGAGTGGTCGGCGGTTAAAACCAATAGTGTGTCTTCGATTTCTTTAAGTAGATAATCAATTACTGGTTCTATTTTTTCTTCGATGTACTGGATTTTTGCAGCACCATCTCCATCGTGACCTGCCTCGTCACCGCCTTTTAAGTGTAGTAATACAAAATCTTTTTCGTTTTCTTTAAGCTGTCTAATTGTTTCTCTGGCTTTGTTCATTGTGTTTGAATCTTTACTTCCGGTGGCACCTTCAACCTCGATTACATCCATTCCAATTAATTTACCGATTCCTTTCATTAAACCGGTGCCTGAAATAATCGCTGAATCTAAACCATGTTTATCTTGAATTGGAACAACCGATGGTACCTCTCCTACACCACGTAAAAGAACAGTGTTGGCGGGTGGTAACCCATCCTCGATTCGTTTTTTGTTATGTGGATGGTTTTCTAAAACGGATTCAGCTTTTTCAATAAATTTATTTGCAATTTCAGCGGTTTTATCACCTACAGGGTCTATGGCCTTAATTTTTTTAGTTGGTAAACCAGGTTTTTTAGGGTCGGAGCCGGTTATCCTGCTTGAAAGCCCCTCTCCACGTAGTACTAAAGCACCTCTGTGCCCGGTTGATTCACGAAAAATAACTTTGATTCCATCTATTTCTTTTGTTTCTCTCTGTATAGCTTTGGATAGTTCACTTGTTTCGTTGATTCTACCTGCTCTTCTATCCACTATCTTACCGTCTTTTTTGGTAGCGAAGTTACATCTAAAAGCTATGTCCCCCTCTTTCACATCGATTCCGACTCCAGCTGCTTCAAACGGCCCCCTACCTGTATAAGTTGAGTAAGGGTTGTAACCTACTAACGATAGGTGTGATGTGTCTGAACCGGGCCGTACACCAGGTGATATTGGATCCATTATTCCAGAAACACCTTTATCAGCTGCTCTATCTAGGTTTGGAGTATCGGCTGCCTGTAGGGAAGTGAGTCCATTAAGGCTTGAAGTGGGACGACCACTAATTCCATCCATAATAACGATTAATATATCCATTTTCTAACCCTGTTCAAACATAAATACAAAATACCCGAACAAATAAATAAACTACTGAATTGTACACGTTAAGTTGAGAGTTGGTTTAGATTTAGAAAGAGATAGTGAACTACCTACTACGATACCTTGGTTATGCTTTGGTGTGGAGGGGGTTTCCTGTTTTGATGACGCTACTTGCAGGTACATTACAGAACTGAATCTGGTGTTTGTTGTCTGTAGAGGTTGCAGTCTCCGCAGGCGTAACTTCGGTAAGTCCCTTCCCTAAAATATTTTCTTCTGGGTTGAGTTCTTCAGGGAAGTGGTTGTAGATTTGTCGGCACAGTTCAAGATGCTTTTCCAGTTCATGCTTATCCTGTTCTGAAGGATAGAGACAATACTTGTAACCCCTATTCATAATCATACCCCATAAGGCAACTTCCTCAACAACTTTTTTTATAGGTTCAAGTGATCCATCCCCAACCTAACTCCACATTCGTTCCATGAGGAAGAGAACTTCTCACCCCAAATAAGTTAAATTTTTTCTGTTTATGATGAGGTCTGTTTTTTTTAGATTAACATTAGTAATGCACCGATTATTGCTCCTGATAACGTTGCTACTAGATTTACATGTTCGTTGTTCAATATGCCTTTTTTTTCTAGTGTTGCGCCGAGCAAACTATCGATGTTGCAGCCTAAAAAACCGGCAATCGGTCCTACTATTAAGGCAAATTCTATTCCAAACGCTAAGTATGCTATTAATCCTATTGTTAGTCCACCGATTATGCTGGCTAGTTCTCCGGCCAGGGATACTCCGCCGTTTGCCCCGGTCTTCACCTCTTTTTTAAGGTTGGTTATCAATCTTGTTTCACTGTCCAGAGTACCTATCTCGCTAGCGATGGTATCCGATGTTGCTGTTGCTATCGCACCTATATAAGCTCCCATGAAAACGAGTTCATATCCAGTATATGGTGTGTACATCGTTTCCACAGCCATGGTTTGTATCTGAACTGGATTCTGTATGTATGTGGTGTATATCCAGGCCAATAAGACTATGGCTACTGGAACCATCCCGTTGGCTATCACATTTTTGACACATCTTTCACCGTTCTCTCCCTCGTTAATATCCTTATGTGCTTTATACTCATACTCGAATTTGGTTGCAACCCAAGCTATGATTACAAAGGATATTAATAGCACTAGCCATTCAAGTCCACCGAAAACGCTTACAACACTGCCCATCAGAAATGCTGCTAAACTGCCTCCACGATCCAGTATTTCCTTATGATAAGATAGTACTGCTAGAACTGTAGCTATCCCAACCCCTATTATGGCGTCCATACACACCACTATAGAGTAATTAAATTACTGTATATCATATTTACGGTTCGTTTTTTCACCATTAAGGAGACTTTTTAAAGCCTCCTTTTTTCATCCCTTGATTCAGGGTTCATTATAATTTTTTTATAATTTTAGCCAATATTTTATTTAATTTATTTTAGGCTATTTTTCGGGTTCTGTTTCTTCGGGTTCTGTTTCTTCGGGTTCTGTTTCTTCGGGTTCTGTTTTTTCTATGTCTATTCCGGCTTCTTCTGCTGTTTCTTCGAAGCCTTCTGGTATTTCTTCTATTTCGTCTGGTTGTGCTGTTACTTCGCTTTTTCTTATTTCGACTCTTCTTAATGGGTATATTGATTTTACTGTTTGGTATATTTCGCTTGCGATTTGTCCTGTTACTAGTTCTTGGGTGAATTGTTGGTATTCCATTGTTTTTGCTTTTGTTTTTATGACTTCGGTTGCTTTTTTGCGTAGTCCTTTTTTCTGTGAGGATTTTCCTCTTTTTACTGTGAATAGTATTGGTTTGACTCTTATTTTGTATCCGTCTTGTGTGAGTACGTCTACTGTTAGGTCTATTTTGTCGGTTCTTCTTCGTATTAGGCTGCCTATGTAGTCGCTTGTTAGTTCGTGTCCGATGAATTGTGTGTATGCTTCGTTTCCTGATACTTTGTTGATTTTGAAGTATAGTTTGACGTTGTTTTTTGAGAAGTCTCCTGTTAGGTCGCCGACGGTTGTTTCTATTACTCTGCCTGTTACTTTAGATGGTTCGTCTGCTGGTGTTTCTCCTATTTTGTCTTCTCCAAATATTTCGGGAGCCATTACTGTGTACCAGTCTTTGGCTTCCCATCCAAATTTTCTTGATTTTCTTTTTGACATGTATGATCCTCCAATTTGATGTTTAAAAATAAAGTTTTGGTTTTTTAGAACAGTTTGTTTTGTTTCTTTTTTGTTTTGTTTTTTATGGCCATTCTAGTGTGTATGGTGTTTCGGGTAGTGGTTGTGTTTTGTTTTTTATTTCTTTTGGCCAGTTTTCTGGGTTGAATCCGTTGTATGCTAGGAATGCTATTACCCATCTGCTTAGACCTAGGCCTGCGCAACCGGTCCAGAGCGGTTCTTTGTATGGTGATCTTATTGAGAAACCTTTGACAAAATGTGTTCCATGTAAATTTACGCTGCCGATGCTTAAACCTTCTTCGTTTCCGGGCATTTTGACTCGGATTTCTCTTTTTGGTATGTCTGGATATTCGATGTCGTCTAACTCGCCGTGTCTTCCTTCTAGGTAGAATGGGTCGTCTCCGACTTCGATGTGCCATTCTGGTTGTATGTATTTGTCTATGAAGTCTATGTATGCGTCTAGTACTTGGTTTGCTACTTTTTCGGTTTGTTTTGGCTTTCCGATCCAGACTAACTCGTTTCTTTGGAATTCGTTTACTCTGTCGAGGCCTTTTGAACCTCCTCCTTCCCATCGATATGTGAATCCTGAGTTGTCGTATAGTTTTATTGGGAGGTTTTCTTTACTTAGCATTTCATGGGTGAACATTTGGTAGAATGGTTCGCATTGTGCTGGGGCGAGTACGTATCCTGGTTTTTTCAGTCCTTTTTCTAGTATGTCTACTGGTGGTTCTCCAAGTATTTTTAGTTCTTTTTTGAATAGGCTGTATAGTTCGTCGTCTCTTTTTGGGTTTGATGTGTAGTACATGCCTTCTGGCAATCCCTCTAAGTATTTCATTTTGTTCATTATTGATAGTGGGATGAGTTTTGGGAACATTGCTTCGTTGAAACCGGTTTTTTCCGGTATGTGTTTTTTTGCTAGTTCTGATAGTGCATTGAATAGTTTTGTGTATGGTGGCATGTAGATCCACTGGCCTTTTCCTGGGAATTTTTTTATCCATCCTTTTTCACTTGCTTTTGTTGTTGGATCTGTTTTCAGTTTTAGTTCTCTTTTTTCGCTTTGTTTTATTGTGGTTCCTGGCTCTATCTCTGAGACCTTGTATGTTATTTCTTCGTCGTCGGTTATGACTTCGTTTGTTAGTTTTAATAACCGGTCTATTACTCCGTTTCTTATGTCGCTTTCACTTAGGTTTGTTAGGTGGAGTTTTATGCCTTCTTTTGTTTCGATTTTTGATATCCACCTTAGGTTTTTCATTTCTTTTTTGAATCTCTTTTTTTCTTGTTCTGTTAGTTCTTGTTTTATGTGTGCTTGGTATTCTTTGATTTCTATGCCTCGAACTCCGATATGGTGTTTTGGACCTAATTTATTTGAAAGTGGATTTATGAGTCGTATTAGGGCTTCGTGTGCTCTTACGTACCTATTGCTTTTTATTGAGATCTCGATTTGGTCTTCAATTACGTTCCAGTTTTTTATTGTTGCACCCATTTTTTCGGGTGCTCCTTTTTTTAGTATGTCTTGGTCTGCTGTTTTTAGT from Methanonatronarchaeum thermophilum carries:
- a CDS encoding 2,3-bisphosphoglycerate-independent phosphoglycerate mutase; this encodes MDILIVIMDGISGRPTSSLNGLTSLQAADTPNLDRAADKGVSGIMDPISPGVRPGSDTSHLSLVGYNPYSTYTGRGPFEAAGVGIDVKEGDIAFRCNFATKKDGKIVDRRAGRINETSELSKAIQRETKEIDGIKVIFRESTGHRGALVLRGEGLSSRITGSDPKKPGLPTKKIKAIDPVGDKTAEIANKFIEKAESVLENHPHNKKRIEDGLPPANTVLLRGVGEVPSVVPIQDKHGLDSAIISGTGLMKGIGKLIGMDVIEVEGATGSKDSNTMNKARETIRQLKENEKDFVLLHLKGGDEAGHDGDGAAKIQYIEEKIEPVIDYLLKEIEDTLLVLTADHSTPLDVKDHSGDPVPITIVGDGVRVDDVNFFNENTYKGGLLRIKGKDLMPICLDLTNKCNKYGA
- a CDS encoding DUF92 domain-containing protein, which codes for MDAIIGVGIATVLAVLSYHKEILDRGGSLAAFLMGSVVSVFGGLEWLVLLISFVIIAWVATKFEYEYKAHKDINEGENGERCVKNVIANGMVPVAIVLLAWIYTTYIQNPVQIQTMAVETMYTPYTGYELVFMGAYIGAIATATSDTIASEIGTLDSETRLITNLKKEVKTGANGGVSLAGELASIIGGLTIGLIAYLAFGIEFALIVGPIAGFLGCNIDSLLGATLEKKGILNNEHVNLVATLSGAIIGALLMLI
- a CDS encoding 30S ribosomal protein S3ae, which encodes MSKRKSRKFGWEAKDWYTVMAPEIFGEDKIGETPADEPSKVTGRVIETTVGDLTGDFSKNNVKLYFKINKVSGNEAYTQFIGHELTSDYIGSLIRRRTDKIDLTVDVLTQDGYKIRVKPILFTVKRGKSSQKKGLRKKATEVIKTKAKTMEYQQFTQELVTGQIASEIYQTVKSIYPLRRVEIRKSEVTAQPDEIEEIPEGFEETAEEAGIDIEKTEPEETEPEETEPEETEPEK
- a CDS encoding serine--tRNA ligase; the encoded protein is MEIMLELKLKGKILLSDTANQEVTKDINKLLKTADQDILKKGAPEKMGATIKNWNVIEDQIEISIKSNRYVRAHEALIRLINPLSNKLGPKHHIGVRGIEIKEYQAHIKQELTEQEKKRFKKEMKNLRWISKIETKEGIKLHLTNLSESDIRNGVIDRLLKLTNEVITDDEEITYKVSEIEPGTTIKQSEKRELKLKTDPTTKASEKGWIKKFPGKGQWIYMPPYTKLFNALSELAKKHIPEKTGFNEAMFPKLIPLSIMNKMKYLEGLPEGMYYTSNPKRDDELYSLFKKELKILGEPPVDILEKGLKKPGYVLAPAQCEPFYQMFTHEMLSKENLPIKLYDNSGFTYRWEGGGSKGLDRVNEFQRNELVWIGKPKQTEKVANQVLDAYIDFIDKYIQPEWHIEVGDDPFYLEGRHGELDDIEYPDIPKREIRVKMPGNEEGLSIGSVNLHGTHFVKGFSIRSPYKEPLWTGCAGLGLSRWVIAFLAYNGFNPENWPKEIKNKTQPLPETPYTLEWP
- a CDS encoding helix-turn-helix domain-containing protein — its product is MNRGYKYCLYPSEQDKHELEKHLELCRQIYNHFPEELNPEENILGKGLTEVTPAETATSTDNKHQIQFCNVPASSVIKTGNPLHTKA